One Chloroflexaceae bacterium DNA window includes the following coding sequences:
- a CDS encoding carotenoid oxygenase family protein has protein sequence MTTLTLPEAGVSLLDDWARGYESQPEEYSFWIEHIEGHIPVELHGTLYRNGPGLLDVAGYPVHHPFDGDGMVVAVSFREGRAYYRNRFVRTEGFLAERRAGRPLYRGVFGTQRPGGWLANILDLRLKNVANTGVLPWAGRLLALWEAAEPYRLDPLTLDTLGLDRLDGLLRPGDAFAAHYHIDPASSWDDGAPVLVNFGLKPGPSTTLNLYEFDPAFRLLRRSAFAIDRFAFLHDVAITPRFAVFIHNPVRYDALPYALGLQSAAQGLASQTGRPSTIIVLPRHSSVGAPRAFRAPGGFVWHHANAFEDGDDLVIDSVWYDSYVGIDPRTNFRRIDFAALPPGKLARTMLNLRSGAVQSRIFDQRACEFPVLHPARVGRPYRYVYLAAADPPEGNSPLQAIWKLDLESGAQELWSAAPRGFVSEPIFVPRPRSAAVAGAVSPDSGDPARNSAPAEDDGWLLVLVYDAARHESDLVILDARRPAEGPLARLHLGHHIPHGLHGAFTSRVYCP, from the coding sequence GTGACTACGCTAACCCTGCCCGAAGCGGGCGTCTCTCTGCTTGATGACTGGGCTCGTGGCTACGAATCACAGCCTGAAGAATATAGCTTCTGGATCGAACATATCGAAGGTCATATTCCCGTTGAGTTGCACGGCACCCTCTACCGCAACGGCCCCGGCTTGCTCGATGTCGCCGGCTATCCGGTGCATCATCCCTTCGACGGCGACGGGATGGTTGTGGCGGTCAGCTTCCGCGAGGGGCGAGCCTACTACCGAAACCGCTTCGTGCGCACCGAAGGCTTCCTGGCCGAGCGACGGGCTGGCAGACCGCTCTACCGCGGCGTGTTTGGCACCCAGCGCCCCGGCGGGTGGCTGGCCAACATCCTGGACCTACGGCTCAAGAATGTTGCCAATACAGGGGTGTTGCCCTGGGCCGGGCGGCTCCTGGCCCTCTGGGAAGCGGCTGAACCGTATCGCCTTGACCCGCTGACCCTCGACACCCTGGGCCTCGACCGCCTTGATGGTCTGCTGCGCCCTGGTGACGCCTTTGCCGCTCACTATCATATCGATCCCGCTTCGTCCTGGGATGACGGGGCGCCGGTCCTGGTGAACTTTGGCCTCAAGCCGGGACCTTCCACGACCCTCAACCTCTACGAGTTCGACCCGGCCTTCCGGCTCCTCCGGCGCAGCGCCTTCGCGATCGATCGCTTCGCCTTTCTGCACGACGTGGCGATCACGCCGCGTTTCGCCGTGTTCATTCACAACCCGGTGCGCTACGATGCGCTGCCCTACGCCCTTGGCCTGCAGAGCGCGGCCCAGGGTCTGGCTTCGCAGACTGGCCGGCCCTCAACTATCATCGTCCTCCCGCGTCATTCGAGCGTGGGCGCGCCGCGCGCCTTCCGCGCTCCAGGCGGGTTTGTCTGGCACCATGCCAACGCCTTTGAAGACGGTGATGACCTAGTGATCGACTCGGTCTGGTACGACTCGTATGTCGGGATTGACCCGCGGACCAACTTCCGCCGGATTGACTTCGCGGCTCTGCCGCCCGGCAAACTCGCCCGGACGATGCTCAACTTGCGTTCGGGCGCGGTGCAGAGCCGGATCTTCGACCAGCGCGCCTGTGAGTTTCCAGTGCTGCACCCGGCCAGGGTTGGCCGCCCGTACCGCTATGTCTACCTGGCCGCCGCTGATCCGCCTGAGGGAAACAGTCCTTTGCAGGCCATCTGGAAGCTCGATCTGGAGAGCGGAGCACAGGAACTGTGGAGCGCGGCGCCGCGCGGCTTCGTCAGCGAGCCGATCTTTGTGCCCCGGCCCCGCAGCGCCGCCGTCGCCGGCGCCGTCTCGCCCGACAGCGGCGACCCCGCGCGTAACAGCGCCCCCGCCGAAGACGATGGCTGGCTCCTGGTCCTGGTCTACGACGCGGCGCGCCACGAATCCGACCTGGTTATACTCGACGCCCGTCGCCCTGCCGAAGGTCCGCTCGCGCGGCTCCACCTTGGCCACCACATCCCGCACGGTTTGCACGGTGCGTTTACCTCTCGGGTCTATTGCCCCTGA
- a CDS encoding LysM peptidoglycan-binding domain-containing protein yields the protein MNAKASAGRRGVLAPAGAEAALLEGLLATTASAPPWAAAARLAPLRSPASACRAASRSGARRTSRLLGGAAVVLLAGGIAMASVRATPVRAAREGVAPTLAAALVPAVHTLAEQAAADQALLASLLAAPTAEDAAMLESIVARPPVAPVAFPAFELAEAPAAARPEPVSFTTVNRLPDAAFAYTPVTMSLPAITLADQIIPPPPPPAPPAAPVPQPPPPPGYVQPPGYQDGVPFGGQIGAVPPAGPGRPAGGAVARPARPVAAVYVVRSGDTLSSISLRFYGAARFAPVIWDANYHVIGANPNLLRPGQRLVLPRIAASPTAPARLPARGPIARHSFYTIQPHDYLRWIAVRAYGNELLWPRIFNANRNVLGPDPDLIYPGVRIYIP from the coding sequence ATGAATGCCAAAGCTTCTGCAGGTCGTCGAGGCGTTCTTGCCCCGGCTGGCGCCGAGGCTGCGCTCCTTGAGGGCCTGCTTGCGACCACGGCGAGCGCGCCGCCCTGGGCTGCCGCGGCGCGCCTGGCCCCGCTGCGCTCGCCCGCGTCGGCTTGCCGCGCAGCGTCCCGATCCGGCGCACGAAGGACTTCCCGCCTCCTCGGCGGCGCCGCAGTGGTTCTGCTGGCAGGCGGGATTGCCATGGCCAGTGTGCGAGCTACGCCGGTCCGGGCCGCCCGGGAGGGCGTGGCGCCTACCCTGGCCGCCGCGCTGGTCCCCGCGGTTCATACGCTCGCCGAACAGGCTGCCGCCGATCAGGCCCTCCTCGCCAGCCTCCTCGCCGCGCCTACCGCCGAAGATGCGGCAATGCTGGAGAGCATCGTCGCGCGCCCTCCCGTTGCGCCGGTTGCGTTCCCGGCTTTTGAACTGGCCGAGGCGCCGGCCGCCGCTCGCCCCGAACCGGTTAGCTTTACCACGGTTAATCGCCTGCCCGACGCTGCGTTTGCCTACACTCCGGTAACCATGAGCCTGCCGGCTATCACCCTGGCCGACCAGATCATTCCCCCGCCCCCGCCGCCAGCGCCGCCAGCGGCCCCGGTGCCGCAGCCCCCGCCACCGCCCGGCTATGTGCAACCTCCCGGCTACCAGGACGGAGTGCCCTTCGGCGGCCAGATCGGCGCTGTGCCGCCCGCTGGCCCCGGTCGCCCCGCTGGCGGCGCGGTTGCCCGCCCGGCACGGCCCGTCGCGGCAGTGTATGTGGTGCGCAGCGGCGATACCCTGAGCAGCATCTCGCTGCGCTTCTACGGCGCCGCGCGCTTCGCCCCGGTGATCTGGGACGCTAATTACCACGTGATCGGCGCCAACCCCAATCTGCTGCGCCCCGGTCAGCGCCTGGTCCTGCCGCGGATCGCCGCGTCTCCAACGGCGCCCGCACGGCTCCCCGCCCGCGGTCCGATTGCCCGCCACAGCTTCTACACCATCCAGCCTCACGACTACCTGCGCTGGATTGCTGTGCGAGCCTACGGCAACGAGCTGCTCTGGCCCCGGATCTTCAACGCCAACCGCAACGTGCTTGGCCCTGATCCCGACCTGATTTACCCCGGCGTGCGGATTTACATCCCATAG
- a CDS encoding phage tail protein: protein MRNIVLPSNLREYRFIVEVEGVPCAAFRECVGLHGYEDPIEFYIGDDEISLLDLAEPGHDMVIRLSNGVTLDQSLIEWEDMTLSGHPVRHDGSIIELDSFGHVKGRWRFSGAWPSTWEVARADGDSGQIAMLEIVYEAIRQV, encoded by the coding sequence ATGCGGAACATCGTGTTACCGAGTAACCTGCGCGAGTATCGCTTTATCGTTGAAGTCGAGGGGGTGCCCTGCGCGGCCTTTCGTGAGTGCGTAGGTCTGCACGGCTATGAGGATCCTATCGAGTTCTATATCGGCGACGACGAGATCAGCCTGCTCGACCTGGCGGAGCCGGGCCATGATATGGTGATCCGTCTGTCGAATGGCGTCACCCTCGATCAGTCGCTGATTGAATGGGAAGATATGACCTTGAGCGGCCACCCGGTGCGCCACGATGGCTCGATTATTGAACTCGATTCCTTCGGGCACGTGAAGGGCCGCTGGCGCTTCAGCGGCGCCTGGCCGTCAACCTGGGAAGTGGCTCGCGCCGACGGCGACAGCGGCCAGATCGCGATGCTGGAGATCGTCTACGAAGCCATCCGCCAGGTCTGA
- the bchE gene encoding magnesium-protoporphyrin IX monomethyl ester anaerobic oxidative cyclase gives MRIMMIQPNYHAGGAEIAGNWPPSWVPYIGGALKKAGYDNIRFVDAMTFHIPDDQLRQIIRVNQPDVIMATAITPMILKAQDTLKIAREERPNARLILGGIHPTFMYTQVFSEAPWIDYIVRGEGEEIIVNLMRSIEAGSDLKDRPNIRGIAYMEDGKVVATPAADPIADLDTLSPDWSLLDWDKYIYVPLNVRVAVPNFARGCPFTCRFCSQWKFWRRYRTRNPIKFVDEIESLVRDYKIGFFILADEEPTLNRKKFTALCEELVRRKLPVLWGINTRVTDIMRDKDLLPLWRRAGLMHISLGTEAAAQMNLEIFRKQTTIEQNKTAIRLIQEAGMVAEAQFIMGLENETPETIEETYRMALDWKVDMANWNMYTPWPFAELFEELGDRVEVRDYSKYNFVTPIMKPDMMEREQVLKGVLRNYARFYMRKAFLEYPFIKDKAKRKYMLGCLRAFAKTTFEKRFYDIGRIHMKGASIQVDLGFDQSRVFTREEIARLKEERPELVADTTFGGAIPRGIDPELIRDQAENPLNLPLRDPNRQVGC, from the coding sequence ATGCGGATCATGATGATCCAGCCGAACTATCACGCCGGCGGGGCCGAGATTGCCGGAAACTGGCCGCCGAGTTGGGTGCCCTACATTGGCGGCGCCTTGAAAAAGGCGGGCTACGACAACATCCGCTTCGTTGATGCGATGACCTTCCACATCCCCGACGACCAACTCCGCCAGATCATCCGCGTCAACCAGCCTGACGTAATCATGGCCACGGCGATCACGCCGATGATCCTCAAGGCCCAGGATACGCTGAAGATCGCGCGCGAAGAACGGCCCAACGCCAGACTGATCCTCGGCGGCATCCATCCCACGTTCATGTACACCCAGGTCTTCAGCGAGGCGCCCTGGATTGACTATATCGTGCGCGGCGAGGGCGAAGAGATCATCGTCAACTTGATGCGCAGCATCGAGGCCGGGTCGGATCTGAAGGACCGCCCCAACATTCGCGGCATTGCCTATATGGAAGACGGCAAGGTCGTTGCCACCCCGGCCGCCGATCCCATCGCCGACCTCGACACCCTCTCTCCCGATTGGAGCCTGCTCGACTGGGATAAGTACATCTACGTGCCGCTCAACGTGCGCGTGGCGGTGCCGAACTTCGCCCGCGGGTGTCCCTTCACCTGCCGGTTCTGCTCGCAGTGGAAGTTCTGGCGGCGCTACCGCACGCGCAATCCGATCAAGTTTGTTGACGAGATCGAGTCGCTGGTGCGCGATTACAAGATCGGCTTCTTCATCCTCGCCGACGAGGAGCCGACGCTTAACCGCAAGAAGTTCACCGCCCTCTGCGAAGAACTGGTCCGCCGCAAGCTGCCGGTGCTCTGGGGCATCAACACTCGCGTCACCGATATTATGCGCGACAAGGATCTGCTGCCCCTCTGGCGGCGCGCCGGGCTGATGCATATCTCGCTGGGCACTGAAGCCGCAGCCCAGATGAACCTGGAAATCTTCCGCAAGCAGACGACCATTGAGCAGAATAAGACGGCTATTCGCCTCATTCAGGAAGCGGGCATGGTCGCCGAGGCCCAGTTCATTATGGGATTGGAAAACGAAACTCCCGAAACGATCGAGGAGACCTACCGCATGGCCCTCGATTGGAAGGTGGACATGGCCAACTGGAACATGTACACTCCCTGGCCCTTCGCTGAACTGTTCGAGGAACTGGGCGACCGGGTCGAAGTGCGCGACTACTCCAAGTATAACTTCGTCACCCCGATCATGAAGCCCGATATGATGGAGCGCGAGCAGGTGCTTAAAGGCGTGCTGCGCAACTACGCCCGATTCTACATGCGCAAGGCCTTCCTGGAGTACCCCTTCATCAAAGATAAGGCCAAGCGCAAGTACATGCTCGGCTGTCTGCGCGCCTTTGCCAAGACCACCTTCGAGAAGCGCTTCTACGACATCGGCCGCATCCATATGAAGGGAGCCTCCATCCAGGTTGATCTGGGCTTTGACCAGAGCCGCGTGTTCACGCGCGAGGAGATCGCCCGCCTCAAGGAGGAGCGCCCCGAACTGGTGGCCGACACGACCTTCGGCGGCGCTATCCCCAGAGGCATTGATCCCGAATTGATCCGCGATCAGGCCGAGAATCCGTTGAACCTGCCGCTGCGCGATCCCAATCGGCAGGTAGGCTGCTGA
- the bchJ gene encoding bacteriochlorophyll 4-vinyl reductase, producing the protein MQATHAATGAARIGPNAIIQTVGALEEAWGREETRGFLRRMGRSDLVERLPTTMVDEQEFVALIDALRAEAGIAEAGRVLARSGERTAGYLLAHRIPRPAHRVLPLLPPAAGLRVLLKAIAAHAWTFAGTGRFSYAVGRGEAVLRLADCPECRGAAAAEPICRYYEQCFQTLLRTLIDRRVRVRETGCVASGAEACTFTVTWR; encoded by the coding sequence ATGCAGGCGACGCACGCGGCCACAGGCGCAGCGCGGATCGGCCCCAACGCGATCATCCAGACGGTCGGCGCGCTCGAAGAGGCGTGGGGCCGGGAGGAGACCCGGGGCTTTCTGCGGCGCATGGGCCGGAGCGACCTGGTGGAGCGCCTGCCAACGACGATGGTGGACGAGCAGGAGTTCGTCGCCCTGATTGACGCGCTGCGGGCCGAAGCGGGCATAGCGGAGGCGGGGCGCGTCCTGGCCCGTTCGGGCGAGCGCACCGCGGGCTACCTGCTGGCGCACCGCATCCCCCGGCCGGCCCATCGCGTGCTGCCGCTGCTGCCGCCGGCCGCGGGACTGCGCGTGTTGCTGAAGGCCATCGCCGCCCACGCCTGGACTTTCGCCGGCACGGGGCGCTTCAGCTACGCGGTGGGGCGTGGCGAAGCGGTGCTACGGCTGGCCGATTGCCCGGAGTGTCGCGGTGCTGCCGCTGCCGAGCCGATCTGCCGCTACTACGAGCAGTGTTTCCAGACTCTGTTGCGAACCCTGATCGATCGGCGCGTGCGCGTGCGCGAAACGGGCTGTGTGGCCTCCGGGGCCGAGGCCTGTACGTTCACCGTCACCTGGCGCTGA
- the hoxE gene encoding bidirectional hydrogenase complex protein HoxE codes for MSNRAPADPAPTADNRQKLLEATMRRHQYRPDALIEVLHKAQELYGHLSPQLLASIARSLHLPPSRVYGVATFYHFFSLAPQGEHTCTVCLGTACYVKGAMEILTALEAETGLKAGHTSPDGRLSLLTARCLGACGIAPAVVLDGVVIGHADAETLRARLHALLEATPVAS; via the coding sequence ATGTCCAACCGGGCGCCAGCCGACCCGGCGCCAACCGCCGATAACCGGCAGAAGCTGCTCGAGGCGACCATGCGGCGCCATCAGTATCGCCCCGACGCGCTGATCGAGGTGCTGCACAAAGCCCAGGAGTTGTACGGCCATCTCTCACCTCAGTTGCTCGCCTCCATCGCCCGTAGCCTCCACCTGCCGCCCAGTCGCGTCTACGGCGTGGCGACCTTCTACCACTTCTTCTCCCTCGCGCCCCAGGGTGAGCACACCTGCACCGTCTGCCTCGGCACCGCCTGCTACGTCAAGGGCGCGATGGAGATTCTGACCGCCCTGGAGGCGGAGACGGGCCTCAAGGCCGGCCACACCAGCCCCGATGGGCGCCTCTCGCTGCTCACGGCGCGTTGCCTGGGCGCCTGCGGCATCGCGCCCGCCGTGGTGCTCGATGGGGTGGTCATCGGCCATGCCGATGCCGAGACGCTGCGCGCCCGGCTGCACGCCCTGCTCGAAGCGACGCCCGTCGCATCGTGA
- a CDS encoding SLBB domain-containing protein: MDLAELHAIAERERARRKAVRVLCCTSSGCQASRSLELFHQLEAAVTATGQDEAVEVASVGCMGFCGQGPMVRVEPANLLFERVRPEQAPEIIAALAGQPCSVERGDPNHPFFTRQMHVVRRNGGIIDPERIEEYIAAGGYEALYRVLHDFSPAEVIQEITRSGLRGRGGAGYPTGLKWATVAKSPGERKFVVCNGDEGDPGAFMDRSILESDPHLVLEGMAIAAYAVGAHEGYIFVRGEYPLAIQRLNRAINQARKLGLLGSQIFETAFDFKVEIRVGAGAFVCGEETALIASIEGRRGQPRPRPPYPAEKGLWGFPTLINNVETFANIVPIIENGADWYAAIGTEKSKGTKVFALTGKVRNTGLIEVPMGMTLREIVEDLGGGSPDGTPVKAVQTGGPSGGCIPARLFDTPVDYESLAAAGSIMGSGGMVVMDDHTSMVEIARFYMAFCMDESCGKCVPCRVGTVQMHRLLSKIAAGQATPVDLEQLEQLCRLVRETSLCGLGQSAPNPVLSTLRYFREEYEALLREDAAASANGKP, encoded by the coding sequence ATGGACCTCGCCGAACTGCATGCCATTGCCGAGCGTGAACGCGCGCGACGCAAGGCCGTTCGCGTGCTCTGCTGCACCTCCTCGGGTTGCCAGGCGTCCCGCTCGCTCGAGTTGTTTCACCAACTGGAGGCCGCCGTGACCGCCACGGGCCAGGACGAGGCGGTTGAGGTGGCCAGTGTGGGCTGTATGGGCTTCTGCGGCCAGGGACCGATGGTTCGAGTTGAACCGGCCAATCTGCTCTTCGAGCGGGTGCGTCCTGAACAGGCCCCGGAGATTATCGCCGCCCTCGCAGGGCAGCCATGCAGCGTCGAACGGGGCGATCCCAATCACCCCTTCTTCACCCGCCAGATGCACGTGGTACGGCGCAACGGCGGCATCATTGACCCCGAACGGATCGAGGAGTACATCGCCGCCGGGGGCTACGAGGCCCTCTACCGGGTGCTGCACGATTTTTCGCCTGCCGAGGTTATCCAGGAGATTACCCGCAGCGGCCTGCGCGGGCGCGGCGGCGCCGGTTATCCCACCGGTCTGAAATGGGCCACCGTCGCCAAAAGTCCCGGCGAACGCAAGTTTGTGGTGTGCAACGGCGATGAGGGCGACCCGGGCGCGTTCATGGACCGGAGCATTCTCGAGAGTGACCCGCACCTGGTGCTCGAGGGCATGGCCATCGCCGCCTACGCCGTCGGCGCCCACGAGGGCTACATCTTCGTGCGCGGAGAGTACCCGCTTGCCATCCAGCGTCTGAATCGCGCCATCAACCAGGCCAGGAAGCTCGGTCTCCTGGGCAGCCAGATCTTTGAGACCGCCTTCGATTTCAAGGTCGAGATCCGCGTGGGGGCCGGGGCCTTCGTGTGCGGCGAAGAGACCGCGTTGATCGCCAGCATCGAGGGCCGTCGCGGCCAGCCCCGCCCCCGCCCGCCCTACCCCGCCGAGAAGGGGCTCTGGGGCTTCCCCACCCTGATCAACAACGTCGAGACCTTCGCCAACATCGTGCCGATTATCGAGAATGGCGCCGACTGGTACGCCGCGATCGGCACCGAGAAGAGCAAGGGCACCAAGGTCTTCGCCCTTACCGGCAAGGTGCGCAACACCGGCCTGATCGAAGTGCCCATGGGGATGACCCTGCGCGAGATCGTCGAAGACCTCGGCGGCGGCAGTCCCGACGGCACGCCCGTCAAGGCCGTGCAGACCGGCGGGCCTTCCGGCGGCTGTATCCCCGCCCGGCTCTTCGATACGCCGGTAGATTACGAGTCGCTCGCCGCCGCCGGTTCGATTATGGGCTCCGGCGGCATGGTGGTGATGGACGACCACACCAGCATGGTCGAGATCGCCCGGTTTTACATGGCCTTTTGCATGGACGAGTCCTGCGGCAAGTGCGTCCCCTGCCGCGTCGGCACGGTGCAGATGCACCGGCTGCTCAGCAAGATTGCCGCCGGCCAGGCCACACCCGTCGATCTTGAACAGCTTGAACAACTCTGCCGCCTCGTGCGTGAAACCAGCCTGTGCGGCCTCGGCCAGTCGGCCCCCAATCCGGTGTTGAGCACGTTGCGTTACTTCCGCGAGGAGTACGAGGCTTTGCTGCGCGAAGATGCCGCCGCCAGCGCGAATGGAAAACCCTGA
- the hoxU gene encoding bidirectional hydrogenase complex protein HoxU: MAARTLTIDGRLVSARAGESILEAARDAGIHIPTLCYLDGLSEVGACRLCLVEVAGSNRLLPACLTPVSEGMEVQTATERLREHRRAIVELLFAERNHVCAVCVASGNCELQNLAIQVGMTHVRYDYLNPVCAVDISHPQFGIDHNRCVLCARCVRACDEVEGVHTWDVAGRGIHARVITDLGVPWGQAETCTSCGKCLLACPTGAIFRRGTSVAELERDPKRIAQIVAARQERW; this comes from the coding sequence ATGGCAGCTCGAACCCTGACCATTGATGGCCGGCTCGTTAGCGCCCGCGCCGGCGAGAGCATCCTCGAAGCGGCGCGCGATGCAGGCATCCATATCCCCACCCTCTGCTACCTCGACGGTCTCTCCGAGGTGGGCGCCTGCCGCCTCTGCCTGGTCGAAGTGGCCGGCTCGAACCGGCTCCTGCCCGCCTGCCTCACACCGGTCAGCGAGGGGATGGAGGTGCAAACCGCCACCGAACGGCTACGCGAGCACCGGCGGGCGATTGTCGAGTTGCTCTTCGCCGAACGCAACCATGTCTGCGCGGTCTGCGTGGCTTCAGGGAACTGCGAGTTGCAGAACCTGGCTATCCAGGTGGGGATGACCCACGTGCGCTACGACTATCTCAACCCCGTCTGCGCCGTAGACATCAGCCATCCCCAGTTTGGCATTGACCACAATCGCTGTGTGCTCTGCGCCCGCTGTGTGCGCGCCTGCGACGAGGTTGAAGGGGTGCATACCTGGGACGTCGCGGGGCGCGGCATCCACGCGCGGGTAATTACGGATCTGGGCGTTCCCTGGGGCCAGGCCGAGACATGCACCTCCTGCGGCAAGTGCCTGCTGGCCTGCCCCACCGGGGCGATCTTCCGCCGTGGCACCAGTGTCGCCGAACTCGAACGCGACCCGAAACGCATCGCGCAGATCGTCGCTGCGCGCCAGGAGCGCTGGTAA
- a CDS encoding oxidoreductase: MSRITFATVWFGGCSGCHMSLLDLDAWLFDLASKVELVYGPLADQKTFPDGVDLTLVEGAIANEEHLALAREIRRKTRVLVALGDCAVTGNVTALRNLAGDPSGLLQQIYAERGDPTLAVPRAPGIVPRLIERVTPLHAAVPVDHFLPGCPPSAPRIRAMLEALLAGAEPSEIGRFG; the protein is encoded by the coding sequence ATGTCCAGGATCACCTTCGCTACCGTCTGGTTTGGAGGTTGCTCGGGCTGCCATATGTCGCTGCTCGACCTCGACGCCTGGCTGTTCGACCTGGCAAGTAAGGTCGAGCTGGTCTATGGCCCGCTTGCCGATCAGAAGACCTTCCCCGACGGGGTGGATCTGACCCTGGTGGAGGGCGCGATTGCCAACGAAGAGCACCTGGCCCTGGCGCGGGAGATCCGCCGGAAAACCCGCGTCCTCGTTGCTCTGGGCGACTGCGCCGTGACCGGCAATGTCACCGCCCTGCGCAACCTGGCGGGTGATCCGTCGGGCCTGCTCCAGCAGATCTATGCCGAGCGCGGCGACCCGACGCTCGCTGTTCCCAGGGCGCCGGGCATCGTGCCGCGCCTTATCGAACGGGTGACGCCACTCCACGCCGCGGTGCCGGTGGACCATTTTCTCCCCGGTTGCCCGCCCTCCGCACCGCGCATCCGGGCCATGCTCGAAGCGTTGCTCGCTGGCGCGGAACCGTCCGAGATCGGGCGTTTTGGCTAG
- a CDS encoding Ni/Fe hydrogenase subunit alpha, whose amino-acid sequence MTKTIVIDPVTRIEGHAKISIFLDEAGEVAGARFHVTEFRGFERFCLGRPFWEMPAITARICGICPVSHTLASARAGDAILSVNVPPAAEKLRRLMNLAQIIQSHALSVFHLSGPDLFLGFESDPARRNLFGLIAAEPELARKGIALRQFGQEVIERLGGRKIHPAWAVPGGVRHGLEEADRAAIAAGLPAARATVLETLARFKGMLDRFADEVASYGRFASLFLALTNDRGAWEHYDGRLRVMDSQGHILSDRVPPEEYADVIGEAVQEWSYLKFPYYRPYGFPEGMYRVGPLARLNICRSFGTPLADAELVEMRRRAGGGPVTSSFYYHYARLIEILGSLELIERLLDDPDLRARRLRAEADVNQLEAVGCSEAPRGTLFHHYRVDEHGLLTYVNLIIATGQNNLAMNRTVTQIAERYLRGGRLDEGLLNRIEGGIRAFDPCLSCSTHAVGMPALTVRLHGPDGRILDELTR is encoded by the coding sequence ATGACCAAAACTATCGTCATCGACCCGGTCACCCGGATCGAAGGACACGCCAAAATAAGCATTTTTCTGGACGAAGCTGGCGAGGTTGCCGGCGCGCGCTTTCACGTCACCGAGTTTCGCGGCTTCGAGCGCTTCTGCCTGGGGCGCCCCTTCTGGGAGATGCCCGCGATTACGGCGCGCATTTGCGGGATCTGCCCCGTCAGCCACACCCTGGCCTCGGCCAGGGCCGGCGACGCCATCCTCTCGGTCAACGTGCCGCCTGCTGCCGAGAAGCTGCGCCGGTTGATGAACCTGGCCCAGATCATCCAGTCGCATGCGCTGAGCGTCTTTCACCTCAGCGGTCCCGACCTGTTCCTGGGCTTCGAGAGCGATCCGGCCCGGCGCAACCTCTTCGGCCTGATCGCCGCCGAGCCGGAACTGGCCCGCAAGGGCATCGCGTTGCGTCAGTTCGGCCAGGAGGTGATCGAACGGCTGGGCGGGCGCAAGATCCACCCTGCCTGGGCCGTGCCCGGCGGCGTGCGCCACGGCCTGGAGGAGGCCGACCGCGCCGCCATCGCCGCCGGCCTGCCCGCCGCGCGCGCCACCGTCCTTGAGACCCTGGCGCGTTTCAAGGGCATGCTCGACCGCTTCGCCGACGAAGTGGCCTCCTACGGGCGCTTCGCCAGCCTGTTCCTCGCCCTCACCAACGACCGCGGCGCCTGGGAGCACTACGATGGCCGGTTGCGCGTCATGGACTCGCAGGGTCACATCCTCAGCGACCGGGTGCCGCCGGAGGAGTACGCCGACGTGATCGGCGAAGCCGTACAGGAGTGGAGCTACCTGAAATTCCCCTACTACCGGCCCTACGGTTTCCCCGAAGGTATGTACCGCGTCGGTCCTCTAGCCCGTCTGAACATCTGTCGCAGCTTCGGCACGCCGCTCGCCGACGCGGAACTGGTGGAGATGCGTCGCCGTGCTGGCGGCGGCCCGGTGACCTCCAGCTTCTACTACCACTACGCGCGCCTGATTGAGATCCTGGGCAGCCTGGAATTGATCGAACGCCTGCTTGACGATCCCGACCTGCGCGCCCGTCGCCTTCGCGCCGAGGCCGATGTTAACCAGCTCGAGGCCGTCGGGTGCAGCGAGGCCCCCCGCGGGACCCTCTTCCACCACTACCGCGTTGATGAACATGGTCTCTTAACTTATGTCAATCTCATTATCGCTACCGGGCAGAATAACCTGGCCATGAACCGCACCGTGACCCAGATCGCCGAACGTTACCTGCGCGGCGGGCGTCTCGACGAGGGCCTGCTCAACCGCATCGAAGGCGGCATTCGCGCCTTTGACCCCTGCCTGAGTTGCTCGACCCACGCCGTTGGCATGCCCGCCCTCACCGTGCGCCTCCACGGCCCCGATGGGCGCATCCTCGATGAGTTGACGCGCTGA